A genomic window from Salvelinus namaycush isolate Seneca chromosome 21, SaNama_1.0, whole genome shotgun sequence includes:
- the LOC120066469 gene encoding troponin T, cardiac muscle isoforms-like — protein MSDTEEVEEVQEEEAKPKPKFVPNISAPKMPDGEKVDFDDIHRKRQEKDLSELQSLIESHFIQRKKEEEELISLVNRIEKRRAERAEQQRVRAEREKERQARVAEEKDRKEAEDQRRKQDDDAKKKKALTNMTHQYGGIQQKSENRKGAKKQTEREKKKKILADRRKPLSIDHLSEDKLKEKASEMWQRMMELEAEKFDLSEKLKKQKYDINQLLTRVQDHQSAKGRGKKMGRVR, from the exons ATGTCAGACACAGAAGAAGTGGAGGAAGTGCA GGAAGAAGAAG CCAAGCCCAAACCAAA GTTTGTGCCAAACATCTCTGCACCAAAGATGCCTGATGGCGAGAAAGTGGATTTTGAT GACATCCACAGGAAGCGTCAGGAGAAGGACCTGTCTGAGCTCCAGTCTTTGATCGAGTCTCACTTTATCCAGaggaagaaggaagaagaggagctCATCAGTCTCGTCAACAGGATT gaGAAACGTCGTGCAGAGAGGGCAGAGCAGCAGAGGGTTCgtgcagagagggagaaggagaggcaggCCAGGGTTGCG GAGGAGAAGGACAGGAAGGAGGCAGAGGATCAGCGTAGGAAGCAGGATGATGACGCCAAGAAGAAGAAGGCTCTAACCAACATGACCCACCAGTATGGAGGTATCCAGCAGAAG AGTGAAAACCGCAAAGGAGCcaagaaacagacagagagagagaagaagaaaaagattCTTGCTGACCGAAGGAAACCTCTCAGCATCGACCATCTGAGCGAGGACAAACTCAA GGAGAAGGCCAGTGAGATGTGGCAGCGGATGATGGAGTTGGAGGCAGAGAAGTTTGACCTCAGTGAGAAACTCAAGAAACAGAAGTATGAT ATTAACCAGCTTCTCACCCGGGTCCAGGACCACCAGAG TGCCAAAGGTCGAGGCAAGAAGATGGGCCGTGTGAGGTAA